In Nocardioides cavernae, a single genomic region encodes these proteins:
- a CDS encoding class I SAM-dependent methyltransferase — protein sequence MQIETLDWLRTAEGARLLDDATRAWAEHAGDPVRVAAVVRRLEPDAEKAAAATTQAQLRAKAVAKFGEAAHQMFFTPDALEQSTRARVADHRAARVAAAIPGGSVIDLGCGIGGDLLAFARAGLVTGGVDLDPVRVAMARANLEALGLAGAVQVGDATTIGAAAFDVAFADPARRGGRGRVFDVEGWTPPWPWVLDLLTHRSLVKVAPGIDHDLVPSGVEAEWVSDGGEVKEAVLWSPALATTDRRATVIGEHGLATLTDEDSPADGEPGTEVRPVGAYLYEPDGAVIRAGLVTAVAAGVGGGLVDPHIAYVTSDASFRTPFARGYRVVEHLPYREKQLRAALHERGIGRLTIKKRGVQVVPDELRKRLSLRGDHEATLVLTRVSGQGTALLVEPF from the coding sequence ATGCAGATCGAGACGCTGGACTGGCTGCGGACAGCCGAGGGAGCCCGTCTGCTGGACGACGCCACCCGGGCCTGGGCCGAGCACGCAGGTGACCCGGTGCGGGTCGCAGCCGTCGTACGACGTCTCGAGCCGGACGCCGAGAAGGCCGCCGCGGCCACCACGCAGGCACAGCTGCGCGCGAAGGCCGTCGCGAAGTTCGGCGAGGCGGCGCACCAGATGTTCTTCACCCCCGACGCCCTCGAGCAGTCGACGCGAGCACGCGTCGCCGACCACCGGGCGGCCCGGGTGGCCGCCGCGATCCCCGGCGGCAGCGTGATCGACCTCGGCTGCGGAATCGGCGGCGACCTCCTCGCCTTCGCGCGGGCCGGGCTCGTCACGGGCGGGGTCGACCTCGACCCCGTGCGGGTGGCGATGGCCCGCGCCAACCTCGAGGCCCTGGGCCTCGCCGGTGCCGTGCAGGTGGGCGACGCCACGACGATCGGCGCGGCCGCCTTCGACGTGGCCTTCGCCGACCCGGCTCGCCGCGGCGGCCGGGGTCGGGTGTTCGACGTCGAGGGGTGGACGCCCCCGTGGCCATGGGTGCTGGACCTCCTCACCCACCGCTCGCTGGTGAAGGTCGCCCCCGGCATCGACCACGACCTGGTGCCGTCGGGCGTCGAGGCGGAGTGGGTCAGCGACGGCGGTGAGGTCAAGGAGGCCGTGCTCTGGTCGCCGGCACTCGCCACGACCGACCGCCGCGCGACCGTGATCGGCGAGCACGGGCTGGCCACGCTCACCGACGAGGACTCCCCCGCCGACGGGGAGCCCGGCACCGAGGTCCGCCCGGTCGGCGCCTACCTCTACGAGCCCGACGGTGCCGTGATCCGTGCCGGACTGGTCACCGCGGTCGCCGCCGGCGTCGGGGGCGGGCTGGTCGACCCGCACATCGCCTACGTCACCAGCGACGCCTCGTTCCGTACGCCGTTCGCCCGCGGCTACCGCGTCGTCGAGCACCTTCCCTACCGCGAGAAGCAGCTGCGCGCGGCCCTGCACGAGCGCGGGATCGGCCGGCTCACGATCAAGAAGCGTGGGGTGCAGGTCGTCCCCGACGAGCTCCGCAAGCGGCTGTCCCTGCGCGGGGACCACGAGGCCACCCTGGTGCTCACCCGGGTCTCCGGTCAGGGGACTGCCCTGCTCGTCGAGCCCTTCTGA
- a CDS encoding glycoside hydrolase family 3 N-terminal domain-containing protein: protein MRSRPAKPLVSLGASLVLVASLAACDGQDPDGDEERTAESTAATSTPTVPPTPSEELGLAEGWGPTGAELDRAARIVGRMKLPDLAGQVIVADWQGTDAPVRMVRDLHLGGVIAFSANVASAEQVRAVNRALTRQVPRKWPLFLGVDQEGGVVERLRGAATRFPTFMSTGAAGDARLTQESYAAGAAELRGLGFTVDFAPDADVTSGPGDPTIGSRSASSRPGVVAEHVVAAATGFSTAGVLPVIKHFPGHGSVPADSHLTLPVQGRTKAQLEASDLVPFARGIEAGLPAVMVGHLDVRAVDPRVPSSLSRKVVTGLLRDELGFAGLVVTDSLEMAAVTRGRDPGRTAVQALRAGSDVLLMPPSPAVARSALVRAVRGGTLPRRRLEQAAARQIALLTHLAPSGQQPSSAPGSAAAASRRLSAAAVTVTDGACSGRLVGDVVHAYGDPSAVGAFTPAAQAAGITVLARRSPPADLTSAKPRPDRRKKERKRAYQRRVRAWAKAEARRERRLDAWHAGEDARLAAGTQIGFTGYRDAPVDGQVAVATDSPWVLGRVAAPTRIATYGDTPAAMQVLVEVLTGQAPAPGRLPVDVPGVARPGC, encoded by the coding sequence ATGCGCTCCCGCCCCGCCAAGCCCCTGGTGAGCCTCGGAGCCTCCCTCGTGCTCGTCGCGTCGCTGGCCGCGTGCGACGGACAGGACCCGGACGGGGACGAGGAGCGGACGGCCGAGAGCACGGCCGCCACGAGCACGCCGACCGTCCCGCCGACGCCGTCGGAGGAGCTCGGGCTGGCCGAGGGGTGGGGTCCCACCGGGGCCGAGCTGGACCGGGCGGCGCGGATCGTCGGCCGGATGAAGCTGCCCGACCTCGCCGGGCAGGTCATCGTCGCCGACTGGCAGGGGACCGACGCCCCCGTGCGGATGGTCCGCGACCTGCACCTCGGAGGCGTGATCGCCTTCAGTGCCAACGTGGCCTCGGCCGAGCAGGTCAGGGCCGTCAACCGGGCACTGACCCGCCAGGTCCCCCGCAAGTGGCCGCTCTTCCTCGGCGTCGACCAGGAGGGCGGGGTGGTCGAGCGACTGCGCGGTGCGGCGACCCGGTTCCCGACCTTCATGAGCACGGGTGCCGCTGGTGACGCGCGACTGACGCAGGAGTCGTACGCCGCAGGGGCCGCGGAGCTGCGCGGGCTCGGCTTCACCGTCGACTTCGCCCCGGACGCCGACGTCACCTCGGGCCCCGGTGACCCGACGATCGGGTCGCGGTCCGCCTCGTCGCGACCCGGAGTCGTCGCCGAGCACGTCGTCGCGGCGGCCACCGGCTTCAGCACGGCGGGCGTCCTGCCGGTCATCAAGCACTTCCCGGGCCACGGCTCCGTGCCGGCCGACAGCCACCTGACCCTGCCGGTGCAGGGCAGGACGAAGGCCCAGCTCGAGGCGTCCGACCTCGTGCCCTTCGCCCGCGGCATCGAGGCCGGGCTCCCTGCGGTGATGGTCGGCCACCTCGACGTGCGCGCCGTGGACCCGCGGGTGCCGTCGTCGCTGTCGCGCAAGGTGGTCACCGGGCTGCTGCGAGACGAGCTCGGCTTCGCGGGCCTCGTCGTGACGGACTCGCTGGAGATGGCCGCCGTCACCCGCGGCCGCGACCCCGGGCGTACGGCGGTGCAGGCCCTCCGCGCCGGCTCCGACGTCCTGCTGATGCCGCCCTCGCCCGCCGTGGCCCGGTCAGCGCTGGTGCGCGCCGTGCGGGGCGGCACCCTGCCCCGCCGGCGGCTGGAGCAGGCGGCCGCGCGGCAGATCGCCCTGCTCACCCACCTCGCCCCGTCCGGGCAGCAGCCGAGCTCGGCGCCCGGTTCGGCGGCCGCAGCGTCCCGGCGACTCTCCGCCGCTGCGGTGACGGTCACCGACGGCGCCTGCTCGGGCCGGCTCGTCGGAGACGTCGTGCACGCCTACGGCGACCCGAGCGCGGTCGGGGCGTTCACCCCCGCAGCCCAGGCTGCCGGGATCACGGTCCTGGCCCGCCGCTCGCCGCCGGCCGACCTCACCAGCGCGAAGCCGAGGCCCGATCGCAGGAAGAAGGAGCGCAAGCGCGCCTACCAGCGGCGCGTGCGCGCCTGGGCGAAGGCCGAGGCCCGCCGGGAGCGGCGCCTCGACGCGTGGCACGCCGGTGAGGACGCGCGACTCGCGGCCGGCACGCAGATCGGGTTCACCGGCTACCGCGACGCCCCCGTCGACGGCCAGGTCGCCGTGGCCACCGACAGCCCGTGGGTGCTGGGTCGCGTGGCGGCCCCGACACGGATCGCCACCTACGGCGACACGCCTGCTGCGATGCAGGTGCTGGTCGAGGTGCTGACCGGTCAGGCTCCGGCACCGGGCCGGCTGCCGGTCGACGTCCCGGGCGTGGCACGACCCGGCTGCTGA
- a CDS encoding GNAT family N-acetyltransferase has translation MDDFVPADFEPPTSLVTDDFVLEPLGPQHNESDHAAWSSSIAHVRETPGYADGSWPPVDGMSLEDNLADLARHAADFEARRGFTFTVLEPGSREVIGCVYLYPSASDQHDVKVQSWVRADRAGLDQPLAGAVAAWLESAWPWERPDRRGR, from the coding sequence ATGGACGACTTCGTGCCCGCGGACTTCGAGCCACCGACGTCGCTGGTGACGGACGACTTCGTGCTCGAGCCGCTCGGGCCGCAGCACAACGAGTCCGACCACGCGGCGTGGTCGTCGAGCATCGCGCACGTCCGCGAGACGCCGGGCTACGCGGACGGGTCGTGGCCGCCGGTCGACGGCATGTCGCTCGAGGACAACCTCGCCGACCTCGCGCGGCATGCGGCGGACTTCGAGGCGCGGCGTGGATTCACGTTCACCGTGCTCGAGCCGGGCAGCCGCGAGGTGATCGGGTGCGTCTACCTCTACCCGAGCGCGTCGGACCAGCACGACGTCAAGGTGCAGTCGTGGGTACGCGCCGACCGGGCCGGGCTCGACCAGCCACTGGCAGGTGCCGTGGCCGCCTGGCTCGAGAGCGCCTGGCCGTGGGAGCGCCCGGACCGTCGCGGACGGTGA
- a CDS encoding MBL fold metallo-hydrolase, which yields MGASPSSRSVRVDHAVVSGTFSLDGETHDVDNNLWVIGDDEQCLVVDAPHDVDAIMAVVAGRAVKAIVCTHAHDDHVRVAPELRRRTGAPILLHPDDRPLWELTHGGDEEGAELWDVDLADDQTLTIGGAAIKVIHTPGHAPGAVCLYVHDLGCVFTGDTLFEGGPGATGRSYSDADEIKDSIRRRLLELPDETVVHTGHGPDTTIGAERAGLAG from the coding sequence ATGGGCGCCTCACCCTCTTCCCGGTCGGTGCGGGTCGACCATGCCGTCGTCTCGGGGACGTTCTCCCTGGACGGCGAGACGCACGACGTCGACAACAACCTGTGGGTGATCGGTGACGACGAGCAGTGCCTGGTCGTCGACGCCCCCCACGACGTCGACGCGATCATGGCGGTCGTCGCCGGCCGGGCCGTCAAGGCGATCGTGTGCACCCACGCCCACGACGACCACGTGCGCGTGGCGCCGGAGCTCCGCCGCCGCACTGGGGCGCCGATCCTGCTGCACCCCGACGACCGCCCGCTGTGGGAGCTGACCCACGGGGGCGACGAGGAGGGCGCCGAGCTCTGGGACGTCGACCTGGCCGACGACCAGACGCTCACGATCGGGGGTGCCGCGATCAAGGTGATCCACACCCCGGGCCACGCGCCGGGCGCGGTGTGCCTCTACGTCCACGACCTCGGCTGCGTGTTCACCGGCGACACCCTGTTCGAGGGCGGTCCGGGCGCGACGGGCCGCTCCTACAGCGACGCCGACGAGATCAAGGACTCGATCCGTCGCCGGCTGCTCGAGCTGCCGGACGAGACGGTCGTGCACACCGGCCACGGTCCCGACACCACGATCGGCGCGGAGCGCGCCGGCCTTGCCGGCTGA
- a CDS encoding S-(hydroxymethyl)mycothiol dehydrogenase: MQQVQAVVALAKGEPVQLTTINVPDPGPGEAVVKVQACGVCHTDLHYREGGINDDFPFLLGHEAAGVVESVGPDVTGLEPGDFVVLNWRAVCGDCRACNRGEPWYCFATHNATQKMTLAEGDLAGTELSPALGIGAFAEKTLVAAGQCTKVDPSARAAAVGLLGCGVMAGLGAAINTGNVGRGSTVAVIGCGGVGAAAIAGAALAGAARIIAVDLDDRKLELARSMGATHTVNSSEVDPVEAIRSLTPPPDGTGHEGGADVVIDAVGRPETWKQAFYARDLAGTVVLVGVPTPDMKVPDIPLIDVFGRGGSLKSSWYGDCLPSRDFPMLVDLYQQGRLDLDAFVTEEIGIDDVEAAFDKMHHGDVLRSVVVF; encoded by the coding sequence ATGCAGCAGGTCCAGGCCGTCGTCGCGCTCGCGAAGGGCGAGCCGGTGCAGCTCACCACGATCAACGTCCCCGATCCCGGCCCGGGCGAGGCGGTGGTGAAGGTCCAGGCCTGCGGGGTGTGCCACACCGACCTCCACTACCGCGAGGGCGGGATCAACGACGACTTCCCCTTCCTCCTCGGCCACGAGGCGGCGGGTGTCGTCGAGTCGGTCGGTCCGGACGTGACCGGGCTCGAGCCGGGTGACTTCGTCGTCCTCAACTGGCGCGCCGTGTGCGGCGACTGCCGCGCGTGCAACCGCGGCGAGCCGTGGTACTGCTTCGCCACCCACAACGCCACCCAGAAGATGACGCTCGCCGAGGGCGACCTCGCCGGCACCGAGCTGTCGCCCGCGCTGGGCATCGGCGCGTTCGCGGAGAAGACGCTGGTCGCCGCCGGCCAGTGCACGAAGGTCGACCCGTCGGCCCGTGCGGCTGCCGTGGGCCTCCTCGGCTGCGGCGTGATGGCCGGCCTCGGTGCCGCCATCAACACCGGCAACGTCGGCCGCGGCTCCACCGTGGCCGTCATCGGCTGCGGCGGCGTCGGCGCGGCCGCGATCGCCGGCGCGGCCCTGGCGGGGGCGGCGCGGATCATCGCCGTCGACCTCGACGACCGCAAGCTCGAGCTGGCGCGCTCGATGGGCGCCACCCACACGGTGAACTCCTCGGAGGTCGACCCGGTCGAGGCGATCCGGTCGCTGACGCCGCCGCCGGACGGCACCGGCCACGAGGGCGGCGCCGACGTGGTGATCGACGCCGTCGGACGCCCGGAGACGTGGAAGCAGGCGTTCTACGCGCGCGACCTCGCCGGGACCGTCGTGCTGGTGGGCGTGCCGACGCCGGACATGAAGGTGCCGGACATCCCGCTCATCGACGTCTTCGGCCGCGGCGGGTCGCTGAAGTCCTCCTGGTACGGCGACTGCCTGCCCTCGCGTGACTTCCCGATGCTCGTCGACCTCTACCAGCAGGGCCGGCTCGACCTCGACGCGTTCGTGACCGAGGAGATCGGCATCGACGACGTCGAGGCCGCCTTCGACAAGATGCACCACGGCGACGTGCTGCGCTCGGTGGTGGTGTTCTGA
- a CDS encoding SigE family RNA polymerase sigma factor, translated as MSATLVDMGKHDRQADKDADFSAYMSGRQTALYRTAYLLAGDHAGAEDLLQTAFAKLYLSWDRIRDREALDGYVRRIMVNENNSLWRRAWKRREHATDTMPETGAVDVYDDGMGGALWSFVQTLPPKQRSVVVLRYYEQLSEAEIADVLGISVGTVKSQASRALAALRARAPHSLNPHESGDDAR; from the coding sequence ATGAGCGCGACACTCGTCGACATGGGCAAGCACGACCGGCAGGCCGACAAGGACGCCGACTTCTCGGCGTACATGTCGGGGCGCCAGACGGCGCTCTACCGGACGGCGTACCTCCTCGCCGGCGACCACGCCGGCGCCGAGGACCTGCTCCAGACGGCGTTCGCCAAGCTCTACCTCTCCTGGGACCGCATCCGCGACCGCGAGGCCCTCGACGGCTACGTCCGACGGATCATGGTCAACGAGAACAACTCGCTGTGGCGGCGGGCCTGGAAGCGCCGCGAGCACGCGACCGACACGATGCCCGAGACCGGCGCGGTCGACGTGTACGACGACGGCATGGGCGGGGCGCTCTGGTCGTTCGTCCAGACCCTGCCGCCCAAGCAGCGCTCGGTCGTCGTCCTGCGCTACTACGAGCAGCTGAGCGAGGCCGAGATCGCCGACGTGCTCGGGATCTCCGTCGGGACCGTCAAGTCGCAGGCCAGCCGCGCGCTGGCCGCGCTGCGCGCCCGTGCCCCGCACTCCCTCAACCCCCACGAGTCCGGAGACGATGCACGATGA